The following proteins are co-located in the Megalobrama amblycephala isolate DHTTF-2021 linkage group LG12, ASM1881202v1, whole genome shotgun sequence genome:
- the pbx3b gene encoding pre-B-cell leukemia transcription factor 3b isoform X8, translated as MTGLSIRGAQEEDPPDPQLMRLDNMLLAEGVSGPEKGGGSAAAAAAAAAAGSPTDNSIEHSDYRAKLSQIRQIYHTELEKYEQACNEFTTHVMNLLREQSRTRPISPKEIERMVSIIHRKFSSIQMQLKQSTCEAVMILRSRFLDARRKRRNFSKQATEILNEYFYSHLSNPYPSEEAKEELAKKCSITVSQGVGTTITVAQVSNWFGNKRIRYKKNIGKFQEEANLYAAKTAVTAAHAAAAAVQNSQTNSPTTPNSGFQMKDEEFQLDSAENKNTLLTNMFTGSSGSFNLPNSGDMFMSMQNLNGDSYQGAQVGANVQSQVDTLRHVISQTAGYNDALGGNPMYSPHGLNGNGGWQDATTPSSVISPTEGPGSVHSDTSN; from the exons GTCTAAGTATCCGCGGGGCTCAGGAGGAGGACCCACCCGATCCACAGCTGATGCGTCTTGACAACATGCTTCTGGCAGAGGGCGTGTCAGGACCGGAGAAGGGCGGAGgatcggcggcggcggcagcaGCGGCAGCAGCAGCCGGCAGTCCCACTGACAACTCCATTGAGCACTCTGACTACAGGGCCAAACTCTCCCAGATCAGACAGATCTACCATACCGAGCTGGAGAAATATGAGCAG GCATGTAATGAGTTCACCACCCACGTCATGAACCTGTTGAGGGAGCAGTCTCGTACACGACCAATCTCGCCCAAAGAGATCGAGCGCATGGTCAGCATCATCCATCGCAAATTCAGCTCCATCCAAATGCAGCTTAAACAGAGCACCTGTGAGGCCGTCATGATCTTGAGGTCCCGCTTCCTCGATGCCAG ACGGAAACGGCGGAACTTCAGCAAGCAGGCGACCGAGATCCTGAACGAGTATTTTTACTCGCATCTTAGTAACCCTTACCCCAGCGAAGAGGCCAAAGAGGAGCTGGCTAAGAAGTGCAGCATAACAGTATCCCAG GGGGTGGGAACCACCATCACAGTGGCACAG GTATCCAACTGGTTCGGCAACAAGAGGATCCGCTACAAAAAAAACATCGGCAAGTTCCAAGAGGAGGCCAACCTGTACGCCGCCAAGACAGCCGTGACTGCCGCGCACGCAGCAGCTGCCGCCGTCCAGAATAGTCAGACCAACTCACCCACCACACCCAACTCCG GATTCCAGATGAAAGATGAAGAATTTCAGCTGGACTCTGCAGAGAACAAAAACACTCTATTAACCAACATGTTCACTG GTTCGTCAGGTTCTTTTAACCTCCCAAACTCGGGGGACATGTTCATGAGCATGCAGAATCTGAATGGGGATTCTTACCAAGGGGCACAAGTCGGAGCCAATGTGCAGTCACAG GTGGATACCCTGCGCCATGTTATCAGTCAGACGGCAGGATACAATGATGCCCTGGGGGGGAATCCCATGTATAGTCCACATGGCTTGAAT